CCCCGGCATGAACCTTCTCACTGCCGGACTTCACGGCCAAAAGTTTTTCGATGGCATGCATATCCTTCACCCTTTCTGCGTCACTTGCTCAAGCCTGTTCCTTATGCTTGATTTTATCCCCCCTTAGATATAAAATCAATTTTATAGACTTTATGCCCATATAAATTGATTTTATGAGGAGGCCCCTTATGGAAACGGATATGGCCTACATCTGCGAAGTGTACCGCACAGGGAGTTTTTCCCAGGCAGCCCGCAATCTCTTCATGACCCAGCCCGCCCTTTCCATTGCCGTCAGGCGGGTGGAAGAGGCCATCGGCGCCCCCCTTTTTGAACGCGGTACCCAGCCCCTGGCCCTGACGGAGGCCGGAAAAATCTACCTGCGCCGCCTTATGGAAATCAAGCGCATCGAGGAGGAGATGGACAGGGAACTGAAAGATTACCTGAACGCCGATACTGGCGAACTGACCATAGGCGGCTCCCAGTATTTCAACGCCTATATCCTGCCCACTGTCCTACACCGCTACAATCTTAGCCACCCCGGCATCAGGCTGAACATCCTGGAGGACAATTCCAAGATCATCGACCGCTGGATGGCCGAAAGGACCCTGGATATAGGCTTTCACAGTGCAGAAATTGATACCAGCATATTCCACCGCCAGGCAGTGGCCAAAGATGAAATCCTGCTGGCCATTCCCCGTCCCTTGGTGCCCGACGATGCCCTGTCTGCAGGACTGACTGCTCAGCAGACAGCCGCTGGCCTCACCCGTGAAGCCTGCTCCCCCCTGGCAGATATCTCCCTCTTTTCCGGCCTGCCCTTCCTGCTGCTTTCGGAAAGCAACCAGTTCCGTCAGCGCTGCCTTGCCATCTGCAAGGAAAAAAAACTCCAGCCCACGGTGCGTTTCTGCATCGAACAACTGGAGACTTCCTGGCACTTCGCCCGTCAGGGACTGGGGGCTGCGTTCATTACCAACCTCATGATTGCCCGGGCCATGGATGAAAGCCTGCTGTACTACAAGCTGGACTCCCCCCTGGCCCAAAGAACCTTTCACGCCCTGACCAGGAAACAGGCTTTTATTTCCCGCAGCATGAAAGACTTTATAAGGGCATTCTCTCAAAAATCCTTCAATGTGGGAATAACGAAAGCTGAATAAAAGGGAGCACAAAATGGAAAAAGTAAATGAAACATGGGTACACAGTCTGCCTGGACGGCTCTATTCCCTTGGAAGAACTGCGGCAGCGGATTGACGAGAGCTACGCCATGGCGCAGACCAAAAGCAGGAAAAAATAGCTTTACTCGGGAAAGCCGCTTTCGCGCAGCTTCCCTTTCCAAGATGTTTACCGTATTCACTATCATGCAGCTGGTCGAACAGGGAAAAATCAATCTGGACGAAGATGTGAGCAAATATTTGGGATTCACGCTCTACACACAAAAGGGAGGCTGCTAACAGCCTCCCCTTTTATATAGCAAACTTGCAATATCCTTTCAATCATCTGTGCTTATCGAAAACCTCGATCTCAGCATCATCCTAGTCATCATAAAATTTAAGGCCTTCACCTTGCAAGCGACTTTTCAAAGCAGTCATGAAAATATGGCCCGGATCTATTTTTTCTGAACGATAGTTAGGTACATTTTCAATGTATAAGCCACTGCTTTTGGCTGCATCCTGCTGATAGTGACCAAAGACATAGGAAATTGTAGCGTATTTTTTATGCAGATATTTAATCAGCTCAACATTTGCTTCAAGTTGCGCGTCCGTTAAATCCTCCACGCCATTGACTCCACCTACATTTTCTATGCCGATGGCACACCAGTTATAGCCTATGATATGCCTGTTAAGCGCTGTTTCGGGTGTGAGTCTGTATATTTGTCCATCCCGTGAAACAAGAAAGTGGGAGGCAACATTCAGAGTACCATCAGCGCGCGCCTCATGGTAAAAATGATTATAAGCGGATTCCCAGGTACCAGAGGCTGTCCAATGCACAACTACAGCTTGGGGGATGATATATATTTGTTCCATGCTGTAGTGTGTTGCGGCATACTCACGCATAAGCTGCTCTCTATAGTCAGACCATAGGATTGGTTTATCAATTATCTGCAATTCACCAGCAAAAGTTTCTGTCATAAGGAAAAGTGAAAACAAAAGAAGAAGTACTGTCTTTCTTATCATAAACTTCGCTCTCCCCCTCCCCAATCACAAACACACCCTTTCAGCGCATCCGCTCCCACCACTCATCAAAGGGCCTTGCCTGCTCTCCATCCAGGTAGGCGGCTTCGCCGATTTCCGGCGTCAGCAGCTTATAGCCTTTTCCCTGGCTGGCCTGCAGCAATCTCTGATATGGTTCCTGCCAGGGGTGGCGGGCCAGCGCAAACTTGCCGCCGTGGGCGGGCAGAAGCATCCTGGCCCCCACCTCCATTGCCGCCTGGGCCGTTTCCTCCGGCAGCATGTGGATAGCGTGCCAGGCCATATTGTACTGGCCGTTTTCCCCCAGCATCAGGTCAAAACCGCCGAACTTCCGCCCAATGGCCTTGAAATGCTCTCCATAGCCGCCATCGCCGCTATAATAGACCTTGTGCGCAGGTGTCACAAAGGCCATGCCGCACCACAGGGTCGGATTGCGCTGCAGGAACCGCCCCGAAAAATGTTGGGAAGGCAGGATATGGACGGAGAAATCCTCTGCCAGCCTGATTTCCGCCTCCCAGTCTTCCTCATGGATGATAGAAAGGTCAAAGCCCCATTGCTCAAAGTATTCTCCTACCCCCAACGGGCAGACGATATGCTTTACCTTTGGCTTCAGTGCCATCACCGTGGGATAGTCCAGATGATCCCAGTGGTCATGGGAAATGGCCAGCACATCTATCTCCGGCATATCCTCTGCCGTGTAGACATTGCTGCCCGGAAACGCCTTGTTGATGAAAAACAAGGGCGACGCATAGGAGGAAAACACCGGGTCGATGAGAATGCGCCTGCCTCCCAGCTGCAAAAAGAAGGTCGAGTGCCCCATCCACACTGCAGCATCACGGGAAGGCTCCAGCTCATGCAAATCCGTCTTCTGACTGAGCAGGGGCTCCTGCGGAGAAAGCTCTGACTTGTCCCCAAAGAGGAATTTTGCCATGGCCACAAAGCGGTTCTCGCCGCTTTGCTCATTCATGACCTGCACCGGCACCAGATTCTGGAACTGGCCGTCCACATAGTGTGGCGAGGCCTCCATGCGCACCAGTCGCGCCCCCTGTGGCAGCCTGCCAAATTCCGGGCGGTTCACAAAAAGCGCCCCGCCCCCCGCCATCATTCCCAAGGCTCCAAGACCTCCTAAAATAAATGTTCTTCGCTTCATAAAGCTGCCCCTCTGCCCAATCAATCTATTGTCATTCAATAACTTTACAGATTAGCCAGAATATCCTCTGCGACCTGCGCAGCCGTCAAGTGATTTTCTTTGGCCAATGCCTCATAATCATAACGGTCATAGAAGTTCTTCGACAAACCGAAGTTCAATACCTTCATTTTGTCTGCACTATAGAAACGGGCAATCTTTTCGCCAAAGCCGCCGTCCAGGACGCCATCTTCCAAGGTTACCACCAATTCATGATTAGCTTTCAGTCTCTCCAGGAGTTCCTTGTCCTGTCCGGTGATAAAGAGAGGATTGATGAGGGTGGCCTCTATGCCCTGTTCTTTGAGCTTAGCCGCAGTTTCTTCCGCCAGGTTGTAGAAATTACCCAAACCAATGATGGCTACATGGCTGCCGTCCTTCACCACTTCATACTTATTGAGTTCATCATAGGATTCACGCACGGGACGCTTGGAACTGCCCACCATGGCATGGGGGACACGAATGGCCACGGGATACTTCTCCTGCGGAATTGCCCAATCCAGCATGGCCTGGTATTCTTCCGGCGAAGTCGGTGCCAAATACACCAGGTTTGGGATATTGCTCATCATGGGAATGTCGTAAAAACCAAGATGGGTCACATCGTTCATGCCATACATAGACGCCCAGAACACCAGGAAGGTGGCAGGGTTATTATTGACGCATACGTCCTGGGAAAGCTGATCATAGGTGCGCTGGAAGAAGGAAGAAAAGTCGCCAAAAACGGGATGAGCACCATTGCGTGCCAGACCTGATGCCATGGCCACGGCCTGCTCCTCGGCAATACCCACATCAAGGTAATGCTTGCCCAAAGCCCGGCGTCGCTCTTGCGTAAGCCCCATGCTGGACGGTGTAGCAGCAGAAATGGCGATGAATTTCTCATCTTCCTGGGCCAGCCGCAGGAAGGTTGCTGCCGTCTGTTCGGCATAGGGATCTACCATTTCCTGTCTGGCTTCACCCGTTTCGATATCAAAGGGCATGTGCCAGTGCCAGTCTTCCTTGTTTTCCTCAGCCAGCTTGTATCCCTTGCCCTTCTGAGTGACGATATGGATGACCACCGGATGGTCAATATCCTTGACCTCACTGAAGGCCGCAATCAAGGCTTCGGCATCGTTGCCAGCTTCCACGAAGCGGTATTCCATTCCCATGGCCTTGAACAAGTTGCGCTCCGACTGCCCTTTGGTTTCCCGTAGTTCCCGAAATCCCTTATACATACCACCGTGCACTTCGGCAATGCTCTGGTCATTATCGTTGAAGACGATAATCAGATTGGTGTCCATCTCCCCGGCAGTATCCAGCCCCTCCAAAGCTTCACCGCCACTCATGGAACCATCACCGATGATGGCAATGATATTTTCCTTGCCCCCCTTGAGGTCACGAGCCTTGGCCAGTCCCGTGGCCAGGCTGATAGAAGTGGAGGTATGCCCCACATTGAACATATCGTGCTCGCTTTCCTCAGGATTGGTATATCCGGATACATCATCATAATGCTCCGCATAGAGGTACGCATCCTTGCGTCCCGTCAGCATCTTATGGGGATAGGCCTGATGGGAGATATCAAAGA
This genomic interval from Selenomonas sp. AB3002 contains the following:
- a CDS encoding LysR family transcriptional regulator, with amino-acid sequence METDMAYICEVYRTGSFSQAARNLFMTQPALSIAVRRVEEAIGAPLFERGTQPLALTEAGKIYLRRLMEIKRIEEEMDRELKDYLNADTGELTIGGSQYFNAYILPTVLHRYNLSHPGIRLNILEDNSKIIDRWMAERTLDIGFHSAEIDTSIFHRQAVAKDEILLAIPRPLVPDDALSAGLTAQQTAAGLTREACSPLADISLFSGLPFLLLSESNQFRQRCLAICKEKKLQPTVRFCIEQLETSWHFARQGLGAAFITNLMIARAMDESLLYYKLDSPLAQRTFHALTRKQAFISRSMKDFIRAFSQKSFNVGITKAE
- a CDS encoding serine hydrolase is translated as MFTVFTIMQLVEQGKINLDEDVSKYLGFTLYTQKGGC
- a CDS encoding peptidoglycan recognition family protein, whose amino-acid sequence is MIRKTVLLLLFSLFLMTETFAGELQIIDKPILWSDYREQLMREYAATHYSMEQIYIIPQAVVVHWTASGTWESAYNHFYHEARADGTLNVASHFLVSRDGQIYRLTPETALNRHIIGYNWCAIGIENVGGVNGVEDLTDAQLEANVELIKYLHKKYATISYVFGHYQQDAAKSSGLYIENVPNYRSEKIDPGHIFMTALKSRLQGEGLKFYDD
- a CDS encoding MBL fold metallo-hydrolase yields the protein MKRRTFILGGLGALGMMAGGGALFVNRPEFGRLPQGARLVRMEASPHYVDGQFQNLVPVQVMNEQSGENRFVAMAKFLFGDKSELSPQEPLLSQKTDLHELEPSRDAAVWMGHSTFFLQLGGRRILIDPVFSSYASPLFFINKAFPGSNVYTAEDMPEIDVLAISHDHWDHLDYPTVMALKPKVKHIVCPLGVGEYFEQWGFDLSIIHEEDWEAEIRLAEDFSVHILPSQHFSGRFLQRNPTLWCGMAFVTPAHKVYYSGDGGYGEHFKAIGRKFGGFDLMLGENGQYNMAWHAIHMLPEETAQAAMEVGARMLLPAHGGKFALARHPWQEPYQRLLQASQGKGYKLLTPEIGEAAYLDGEQARPFDEWWERMR
- a CDS encoding 1-deoxy-D-xylulose-5-phosphate synthase, with protein sequence MYLEKISGPQDIKAFNEEQRKVLAQEMREAMLKRASVHGGHFGPDFGIVECIIALHTVFDSPKDKFVFDISHQAYPHKMLTGRKDAYLYAEHYDDVSGYTNPEESEHDMFNVGHTSTSISLATGLAKARDLKGGKENIIAIIGDGSMSGGEALEGLDTAGEMDTNLIIVFNDNDQSIAEVHGGMYKGFRELRETKGQSERNLFKAMGMEYRFVEAGNDAEALIAAFSEVKDIDHPVVIHIVTQKGKGYKLAEENKEDWHWHMPFDIETGEARQEMVDPYAEQTAATFLRLAQEDEKFIAISAATPSSMGLTQERRRALGKHYLDVGIAEEQAVAMASGLARNGAHPVFGDFSSFFQRTYDQLSQDVCVNNNPATFLVFWASMYGMNDVTHLGFYDIPMMSNIPNLVYLAPTSPEEYQAMLDWAIPQEKYPVAIRVPHAMVGSSKRPVRESYDELNKYEVVKDGSHVAIIGLGNFYNLAEETAAKLKEQGIEATLINPLFITGQDKELLERLKANHELVVTLEDGVLDGGFGEKIARFYSADKMKVLNFGLSKNFYDRYDYEALAKENHLTAAQVAEDILANL